In Labeo rohita strain BAU-BD-2019 chromosome 16, IGBB_LRoh.1.0, whole genome shotgun sequence, one DNA window encodes the following:
- the LOC127179053 gene encoding uncharacterized protein LOC127179053 — protein MACLVFFQSQEDFDKHKKDTGCWGHQGALPSKTDEIRCMECGQVFVSIEELKKHGSTHQRVLKCAECGMGFRSSLMLMSHMGGHAGQRPCFCQDCGMGFPHQQGYDSHLKTCGVVTPPVAAVKKPKPKATPSQPIMQPITPNIIIQTIAQASAPATFPSSLKEVHMVPFGDKNKTADGRWKLTLNKQPPPGMPLVMLVPVSSAQYSSTSDPTKSSQNFLPSSLVLETPSSAPRVVAMPVVPSGTVISKEAEKDTVEPCRTRTSVPSNTLIPVQSQDSASKKRWTVLEDQGSGQVFGTEDVKAGEEAAGVGVANQGVNITAQVEVENEEKTQKTNGLGVEKTVPGSSSDVASLTPACPMTPLCLIKVKEKKDDGDIIENTSSDLKDLDDSTVMAGAEVCVPLKRKAEKQTLDSSQTGSHNLVSGSSEITYHKKASKDQRFYKEVVSSDRMWAESKMEFTMTGDKSENCPQGQNESGFDVEVEIIEDVESSSMEVEIGDEDSGVDMLDGELHECVTCGQVLPEKDMIQHYMKHAADTDSPEISPVNSATHTTEQSPPCSPSRKRLRSGTEL, from the exons ATGGCGTGTTTGGTTTTCTTTCAAAGTCAGGAGGactttgataagcataagaagGATACGGGATGCTGGGGTCATCAAGGGGCTTTGCCTAGCAAGACAGATGAGATCCGCTGCATGGAATGTGGCCAGGTCTTTGTAAGCATTGAGGAATTAAAGAAGCATGGAAGCACCCACCAGAGAGTGCTAAAGTGTGCTGAATGTGGGATGGGTTTCCGGTCATCACTCATGCTTATGTCACATATGGGAGGGCATGCGGGACAGCGGCCGTGTTTCTGCCAGGACTGTGGCATGGGCTTCCCACATCAACAGGGTTATGACAGCCACCTGAAGACATGTGGAGTGGTGACACCACCAGTG GCTGCTGTGAAGAAACCCAAACCAAAAGCGACTCCCTCTCAGCCAATAATGCAACCAATTACTCCTAATATAATCATCCAAACTATTGCTCAGGCCTCAGCGCCTGCCACATTCCCCAGTAGCTTAAAGGAAGTCCACATGGTTCCATTCGGTGACAAGAATAAGACTGCTGATGGTAGGTGGAAACttactttaaataaacagcCTCCTCCAGGTATGCCTTTAGTCATGCTTGTGCCAGTTTCCAGTGCACAGTACTCATCTACCTCAGATCCTACCAAGAGCTCCCAAAACTTTTTACCATCCTCGCTGGTCTTAGAAACACCCTCATCTGCTCCACGTGTCGTTGCCATGCCTGTGGTCCCATCCGGCACTGTCATTAGTAAAGAAGCAGAGAAAgacactgtagagccctgcagAACCAGAACCAGCGTTCCTTCAAACACACTCATTCCTGTGCAAAGTCAAGACAGTGCCTCAAAGAAGAGGTGGACTGTTTTAGAAGATCAGGGTTCTGGTCAAGTGTTTGGTACAGAAGATGTAAAAGCAGGGGAAGAGGCTGCAGGTGTAGGAGTAGCAAATCAGGGAGTGAACATTACTGCTCAAGTAGAAGTGGAGAATGAGGAGAAAACTCAGAAGACTAATGGATTGGGTGTTGAAAAAACAGTTCCAGGGAGTTCATCAGATGTTGCATCTCTCACTCCTGCATGCCCCATGACACCATTATGTCTAATAAAGGTAAAGGAGAAGAAGGATGATGGTGACATCATTGAGAATACATCATCAGATTTGAAAGACCTCGACGACTCCACTGTAATGGCAGGAGCAGAAGTTTGTGTCCCTTTAAAGAGAAAAGCAGAAAAGCAAACACTGGATTCCTCTCAAACAGGCTCTCATAACCTAGTTTCTGGTTCTTCAGAAATTACTTACCACAAAAAGGCCAGTAAAGATCAGAGATTTTACAAAGAAGTTGTGTCATCTGACAGGATGTGGGCAGAGTCGAAGATGGAATTTACCATGACGGGGGACAAATCAGAAAACTGTCCGCAGGGGCAAAACGAATCCGGTTTCGATGTGGAGGTTGAAATTATTGAAGATGTGGAATCGAGCAGCATGGAAGTGGAAATCGGGGATGAAGACAGCGGAGTGGACATGTTGGATGGTGAACTTCATGAATGTGTGACTTGTGGACAAGTCCTTCCTGAAAAGGATATGATACAGCACTACATGAAGCATGCGGCTGATACCGACAGTCCCGAAATTTCTCCTGTTAACTCAGCCACTCACACTACAGAACAATCCCCTCCATGTAGTCCATCAAGAAAAAGACTACGATCTGGAACAGAGTTGTGA